One Triticum dicoccoides isolate Atlit2015 ecotype Zavitan chromosome 5B, WEW_v2.0, whole genome shotgun sequence genomic window carries:
- the LOC119313019 gene encoding uncharacterized protein LOC119313019, whose amino-acid sequence MGESRGSIFFFGTYRPPVPLDIFSCPADPPPSSAEDELLLTDDASYNQNGRPVPPAALKEILGFLAKTNPELASDCGATLEDVDTGHVTGMVFVSERDRGLETLHLALRRSTGGKVKVLSVLGDIYGLHDLGVRMEDSGCIAGGYMVDGVTVGHSLVYVSTKEEVKARRTPWTVVYRTDLADGKTERLTPQGQYDLSPAVSPSGKMVAVANFQKSEWSGEIENLKTDIVIMEVHWRGLGGDGRRRVIKDAGWPTWGSDNVIFFHRGFDKTPPTNTADWAVFRYDLAAHKEERVTPVGIDAMTPAAISETRVAVATVRQKSKQVEMTVERVMNQYRHVEIFDTTPWCKPPSVQITQRMRPLGDHYNPFVLEGGRRIGYHRCRTDKLTPHGVQKSIEKRFDKVQSGESEVGLYRVTGVFPSISKNGKKLALVDNEFQAVWLVEADSEAAPRVVYKAKSNKSVFSTLWNQNDELDTLLFYYLYVCEGPAFSIEKPVQIIRIPNVSTQRDPDEQQSFPLTDHKYNCAFPSTNPKGTKLVFRSSRDRVQGGKREDKNLFITDAEKGEYAGVDQLTDGPWTDTHCSWSPREGCDWIVFSSSRGKPGGAPASDHGLDSGYFSVYLVXXXXPTIAGHVNHPVFSPDMMSIVFTADLAAVSVDPISMPHFMHSVRPYGDIFSVELLDREDMAKNKDIHKYHRITHSRDEYSTPTWSPHTDGEQDPNARWKMLEGVPYITPRCPYARGQHGEKEGWHMTGHLIIDKRSC is encoded by the exons ATGGGGGAGAGCCGCGGCAGCATCTTCTTCTTCGGGACCTACAGGCCACCGGTACCCCTGGACATCTTCTCCTGCCCGGCTGATCCGCCACCGTCATCTGCCGAGGACGAGCTTCTCCTCACCGACGACGCGTCGTACAACCAGAATGGCCGGCCCGTCCCGCCGGCGGCGCTCAAGGAGATCCTGGGTTTCCTGGCCAAGACGAACCCCGAGCTGGCCTCCGACTGCGGCGCCACCCTGGAGGACGTGGACACGGGCCACGTCACCGGCATGGTTTTCGTCTCCGAGAGGGACCGCGGCCTTGAGACGCTGCACCTAGCCCTACGCCGCTCCACCGGCGGCAAGGTGAAGGTGCTGAGCGTGCTGGGCGACATCTACGGCTTGCACGATTTAGGCGTGCGCATGGAGGACAGCGGTTGCATCGCCGGCGGCTACATGGTGGATGGCGTCACCGTCGGCCACTCGCTCGTCTACGTGTCCACCAAGGAGGAGGTGAAAGCCCGGCGCACCCCGTGGACCGTGGTCTACAGGACCGACCTTGCCGACGGCAAGACCGAGCGCCTCACTCCACAGGGCCAGTATGATCTGAGCCCGGCCGTGTCGCCGTCCGGGAAGATGGTGGCGGTGGCCAACTTCCAGAAGAGCGAGTGGAGCGGCGAGATCGAGAACCTCAAGACCGACATCGTGATCATGGAGGTGCACTGGCGAGGGCTGGGGGGCGATGGCCGCAGGCGTGTGATCAAGGACGCCGGCTGGCCGACCTGGGGCAGCGACAACGTCATCTTCTTCCACCGAGGGTTCGACAAGACGCCGCCCACCAACACCGCGGACTGGGCCGTGTTCCGATACGACCTCGCGGCTCACAAGGAAGAGCGGGTCACCCCGGTGGGCATCGACGCCATGACTCCGGCGGCCATCAGCGAGACCAGAGTGGCCGTGGCGACCGTCCGACAGAAATCCAAGCAAGTCGAAATGACGGTGGAGCGCGTGATGAATCAGTACCGGCACGTGGAGATCTTCGACACGACCCCTTGGTGCAAGCCGCCCTCTGTACAGATCAcccagaggatgaggccgttgggagACCACTACAACCCCTTCGTGCTCGAGGGCGGCAGACGCATCGGCTACCACCGCTGCAGAACCGACAAGCTCACTCCGCAC GGTGTGCAGAAAAGCATCGAGAAGAGGTTCGACAAGGTGCAGTCGGGCGAATCGGAGGTCGGGCTGTATAGGGTGACGGGCGTGTTCCCGTCCATCTCCAAGAACGGCAAGAAGCTGGCCTTGGTGGACAACGAGTTCCAGGCCGTGTGGCTGGTGGAGGCCGACAGCGaagccgccccgcgcgtcgtctACAAGGCCAAGTCTAACAAGAGCGTCTTCTCCACGTTGTGGAACCAGAATGACGAGCTGGACACGCTGTTATTTTATTAT ctCTACGTCTGCGAAGGCCCGGCTTTCAGCATCGAGAAGCCAGTGCAGATCATCAGGATCCCCAACGTGTCCACCCAGCGGGACCCCGACGAGCAGCAGTCGTTCCCGCTCACCGACCACAAGTACAACTGCGCCTTCCCGTCCACCAACCCGAAGGGGACCAAGCTCGTGTTCCGCTCCAGCAGGGACAGGGTCCAGGGAGGGAAGAGGGAGGACAAGAACCTCTTCATCACAGACGCGGAGAAGGGGGAGTACGCCGGCGTGGACCAGCTCACCGATGGGCCATGGACAGACACCCACTGCAGCTGGTCACCCAGGGAAGGCTGCGACTGGATCGTCTTCTCCTCGAGCCGCGGTAAGCCGGGCGGCGCGCCGGCGTCCGACCACGGCTTGGACTCGGGCTACTTCTCTGTCTACCTGGT NNNNNNNNNNNCGCCCACCATCGCAGGGCACGTGAACCACCCCGTGTTCAGCCCGGACATGATGAGCATCGTCTTCACCGCCGACCTCGCCGCCGTCTCCGTCGACCCCATCTCTATGCCGCACTTCATGCACTCGGTCAGGCCCTACGGCGAcatcttctccgtggagctcctcgACAGGGAGGACATGGCCAAGAACAAGGACATCCACAAGTACCACCGGATCACGCACAGCCGCGACGAGTACTCCACGCCTACCTGGTCGCCACACACCGACGGCGAGCAAGACCCCAACGCCAGGTGGAAGATGCTGGAGGGAGTCCCGTACATCACGCCACGGTGCCCGTACGCGCGCGGCCAACATGGCGAGAAGGAGGGTTGGCACATGACCGGCCACCTCATCATAGACAAGAGGTCCTGCTGA